In the Topomyia yanbarensis strain Yona2022 chromosome 3, ASM3024719v1, whole genome shotgun sequence genome, one interval contains:
- the LOC131692259 gene encoding 2-oxoglutarate dehydrogenase complex component E1 isoform X4 gives MHRARTALQLISHPVGQQNFGSWLIRLPSSKLTGELVAASSVKLYNSAAAEPFLNGSTSNYIDDMYSAWLRDPGSVHVSWDAYFRNNSYEAPPSLVSVPRNHVPASQYLGSSLPALAGPAGAVGGRIDDKLIDDHLAVQAIIRSYQIRGHNIAKLDPLGISNVDLDDRIPTELLYSSYRFEEADMDRMFKLPSTTFIGGKEKFLPLREILSRLERAYCNKIGVEFMFINSLDQCNWIRERFETPNIMTYTNEEKRLILARLTRATGFEAFLAKKFSSEKRFGLEGCEIMIPAMKEVIDVSTKLGVESIIMGMPHRGRLNVLANVCRKPLNQIFSQFAGLEAADDGSGDVKYHLGTYIERLNRVTNKNIRLAVVANPSHLEAVDPVVQGKTRAEQFYRGDGEGKKVMSILLHGDAAFCGQGVVYETMHLSDLPDYTTHGTVHIVVNNQIGFTTDPRHSRSSPYCTDVARVVNAPIFHVNSDDPEAVMHVCKVAAEWRATFHKDVVIDLVSYRRNGHNEIDEPMFTQPLMYKKVRGIKPVLDIYANQLISEGCVNADEVKAVKDKYEKICEEAFEQAKSETHIKYKDWLDSPWSGFFEGKDPLKVAPTGVIEETLIHIGNRFSSPPPNAAEFAIHKGLMRVMSARKEMVDNKTVDWALGEAMAFGSLLKEGIHVRLSGQDVERGTFSHRHHVLHHQTVDKATYRLLCHLYPDQAPYTVCNSSLSEFGVLGFELGYSMTNPNALVIWEAQFGDFNNTAQCIIDQFISSGQAKWVRQSGLVMLLPHGMEGMGPEHSSARVERFLQMCSDDPDYFPPESEEFAIRQLHDINWIVANCSTPANYFHIMRRQIAMPFRKPLILLTPKSLLRHPEAKSPFSEMVDGTEFQRIIPDASAASENPSKVKKLIFCSGRVYYDILKARRERQLESEIAISRLEQISPFPYDLIKAECAKYSNAELVWAQEEHKNQGYWTYVQPRFDTAINSTRDLSYVGRVCAASTATGSKAQHMKELKNLLDHAMAL, from the exons ATGCATCGCGCGAGAACAGCTCTTCAGCTCATCAGTCATCCTGTTGGGCAGCAAAATTTCGGTTCATGGCTAATTCGGCTTCCGTCGTCGAAG CTAACCGGAGAACTAGTTGCGGCGTCCTCTGTGAAACTATATAATTCTGCAGCGGCGGAACCTTTCCTTAATGGCTCTACGTCCAACTACATCGACGATATGTACAGCGCCTGGCTTAGGGATCCCGGTTCGGTGCATGTG TCCTGGGATGCATACTTCCGTAACAACTCGTACGAAGCCCCACCGTCATTGGTGTCCGTTCCCAGAAATCACGTTCCTGCGTCTCAATACCTTGGAAGTTCCTTACCAGCCCTGGCAGGTCCTGCTGGCGCCGTCGGCGGTCGGATTGACGACAAACTTATTGATGATCATCTGGCCGTACAAGCCATCATCCGAAGTTACCAG ATCCGAGGTCATAACATTGCCAAACTAGACCCGCTTGGAATCAGTAACGTGGACCTAGATGATAGAATTCCAACGGAGTTACTGTATTCTTCCTACCGTTTTG AGGAAGCCGATATGGACCGTATGTTCAAACTTCCGAGCACCACCTTCATTGGCGGAAAGGAAAAATTCCTTCCGCTACGTGAAATTCTGAGCCGTCTGGAACGTGCCTACTGTAACAAAATTGGCGTTGAATTCATGTTCATCAACTCGCTGGACCAGTGCAACTGGATTCGTGAACGGTTCGAGACGCCCAACATTATGACCTACACGAACGAAGAGAAACGATTGATTCTGGCCCGTTTGACACGTGCTACCGGGTTCGAGGCGTTCCTGGCGAAAAAGTTCTCCTCGGAAAAGCGCTTCGGTCTCGAGGGTTGCGAGATTATGATTCCGGCAATGAAGGAAGTTATTGACGTCTCGACCAAGCTGGGCGTTGAGTCGATTATCATGGGTATGCCACATCGGGGTCGGTTAAACGTGTTGGCTAATGTTTGCCGTAAACCGTTGAACCAGATCTTCTCTCAGTTTGCTGGACTGGAAGCTGCTGATGAT GGCTCTGGTGATGTAAAATACCATTTGGGCACATACATTGAGCGTTTGAACCGCGTCACGAACAAAAACATTCGACTCGCTGTTGTCGCCAACCCATCCCATCTGGAGGCCGTCGATCCAGTGGTTCAAGGAAAAACTCGTGCCGAGCAGTTCTACCGCGGAGATGGCGAGGGAAAGAAGGTGATGTCTATTCTGTTGCACGGTGACGCCGCTTTCTGCGGACAGGGTGTTGTTTACGAGACGATGCATTTGTCTGACCTGCCGGATTATACCACCCATGGTACGGTCCATATCGTCGTTAATAACCAGATTGGATTTACTACTGATCCTCGTCACTCGCGTTCATCACCGTACTGTACTGATGTGGCACGTGTCGTGAATGCTCCGATTTTCCACGTAAACTCGGACGATCCAGAAGCTGTTATGCATGTGTGCAAGGTAGCTGCTGAGTGGCGTGCAACATTCCACAAAGATGTGGTTATCGATCTAGTCAGCTACCGTCGCAACGGTCATAACGAAATTGATGAACCGATGTTCACCCAGCCCCTTATGTACAAGAAGGTTCGTGGTATCAAGCCGGTCTTGGACATATATGCTAACCAATTGATCAGTGAGGGGTGTGTCAATGCTGATGAGGTTAAGGCTGTTAAAGataaatacgaaaagatttgcGAAGAGGCCTTCGAACAGGCTAAAAGCGAGACTCATATCAAGTACAAGGACTGGTTGGATTCGCCATGGTCTGGATTCTTCGAGGGTAAGGACCCACTGAAGGTTGCTCCAACTGGTGTAATCGAGGAAACATTGATCCACATTGGAAATCGCTTTTCGTCTCCACCGCCAAATGCTGCTGAATTCGCCATCCACAAGGGTCTCATGCGCGTGATGTCCGCTCGCAAAGAAATGGTTGATAACAAAACAGTTGACTGGGCCTTGGGTGAAGCCATGGCTTTTGGATCGCTGCTGAAAGAAGGTATTCACGTGCGTCTGTCGGGTCAGGACGTCGAACGTGGTACATTTTCGCATCGTCATCATGTCCTGCATCATCAGACCGTCGACAAAGCTACGTACAGACTGTTATGTCATTTGTACCCTGATCAGGCACCGTACACAGTGTGCAACAGCTCCTTGTCGGAGTTCGGTGTCCTTGGATTTGAGCTTGGTTACTCGATGACAAACCCGAACGCCTTGGTAATCTGGGAGGCTCAGTTTGGTGACTTCAATAACACCGCACAATGCATAATCGATCAGTTTATTTCGTCGGGTCAAGCGAAATGGGTTAGACAGAGTGGTCTCGTTATGTTGCTGCCCCATGGTATGGAAGGTATGGGTCCAGAACACTCGTCGGCTCGTGTAGAGCGGTTCCTGCAAATGTGCTCAGACGATCCGGACTATTTCCCACCGGAATCCGAAGAATTTGCCATTCGGCAGCTGCACGACATTAACTGGATTGTGGCCAACTGCTCTACCCCGGCCAATTATTTCCACATCATGCGCCGACAAATTGCGATGCCTTTCCGTAAACCGTTGATTCTACTGACGCCCAAGTCCCTGCTTCGTCATCCGGAAGCCAAGAGTCCCTTCAGCGAAATGGTAGATGGAACCGAATTTCAAAG AATCATCCCCGATGCTTCCGCGGCTTCGGAGAACCCATCCAAGGTCAAGAAATTGATCTTCTGTTCCGGAAGAGTGTACTACGACATCCTGAAGGCAAGGCGTGAACGTCAACTGGAATCGGAAATAGCCATCAGTCGATTGGAACAG ATCTCACCATTCCCGTACGATCTGATAAAGGCTGAATGCGCCAAGTACTCGAATGCCGAGCTGGTGTGGGCCCAAGAAGAGCACAAAAATCAAGGTTACTGGACGTATGTCCAGCCTCGTTTCGACACCGCAATAAATTCGACCCGCGATCTCAG